One genomic region from Pseudomonas hormoni encodes:
- a CDS encoding phospholipase D family protein — MRVRQPLLALLLLASLLGGCASFDVQREPSQALPASDSAFGRSIQAQAAPHEGKSGFRLLSNSGEAFMARAELIRNAQSSLDLQYYIVHDGISTRMLVDELLKAADRGVRVRILLDDTTSDGLDWIIATLAAHPQIQIRLFNPLHLGRATGVTRTMGRLLNLSLQHRRMHNKLWLADNSAAIVGGRNLGDEYFDAEPNLNFTDIDMLGVGPVAEQLGHSFDQYWNSALSKPIDEFLSSKPTQKDLQNTRTRLEESLEETRKQNHALYQQLMTYTTNPRMDIWRRELIWAWNQALWDAPSKVLSDGEPDPQLLLTTQLAPELTGVSKELIMISAYFVPGQPGLVYLTGRADAGVSVSLLTNSLEATDVPAVHGGYAPYRRALLEHGVKLYELRRQPGEGGGSGPHIFYSKSFRGSDSSLHSKAMIFDQQKSFIGSFNFDPRSVLWNTEVGVLVDSPELAAHVRKAAMEGMAPPLSYQVKLENDRIVWVTEDDGKMHTLTEEPGSWWRQFNAWMSTAVGLERML, encoded by the coding sequence GTGAGAGTCAGACAGCCCCTGCTCGCTCTTCTGCTACTCGCCTCGCTCCTGGGCGGTTGTGCCAGTTTCGATGTTCAACGCGAGCCCAGTCAGGCGCTGCCCGCCAGTGATTCGGCATTCGGTCGATCGATCCAGGCCCAGGCCGCGCCCCATGAGGGGAAGTCCGGTTTTCGCCTGCTGTCCAATAGCGGCGAAGCCTTCATGGCCCGCGCCGAGTTGATCCGCAACGCCCAAAGCAGCCTCGACTTGCAGTACTACATCGTCCACGACGGCATCAGCACTCGCATGCTGGTGGACGAACTGCTCAAGGCGGCCGACCGTGGCGTGCGCGTGAGAATCCTGCTCGACGACACCACCAGCGACGGCCTCGACTGGATCATCGCTACCCTCGCGGCGCATCCGCAGATCCAGATCCGCCTGTTCAACCCGCTGCATCTTGGCCGCGCCACAGGCGTGACGCGAACCATGGGCCGGTTGTTGAACCTGTCGCTGCAACACCGGCGCATGCACAACAAATTGTGGCTGGCGGACAACAGCGCGGCCATCGTCGGCGGCCGTAACCTGGGGGACGAATATTTCGATGCCGAGCCCAACCTGAACTTCACCGACATCGACATGCTGGGCGTCGGGCCGGTCGCCGAGCAGCTTGGCCACAGCTTTGACCAGTACTGGAACAGTGCGCTGAGCAAGCCGATCGATGAATTCCTGTCGAGCAAACCGACGCAAAAGGACCTGCAAAATACCCGCACACGCCTGGAAGAATCGCTGGAAGAGACGCGCAAACAGAACCACGCGCTGTATCAACAATTGATGACCTACACCACAAACCCGCGCATGGACATCTGGCGCCGGGAGCTGATCTGGGCCTGGAATCAGGCTTTGTGGGACGCACCGAGCAAGGTCTTGTCAGACGGCGAGCCCGATCCGCAATTGCTGCTGACCACGCAGCTGGCGCCTGAACTCACCGGGGTCAGCAAAGAGCTGATCATGATCTCGGCGTACTTCGTACCGGGGCAGCCGGGCCTGGTTTACCTCACCGGCCGCGCCGATGCCGGGGTCTCCGTCAGCCTGCTGACCAACTCGCTGGAAGCCACCGACGTCCCGGCGGTGCACGGCGGCTACGCACCCTATCGCCGGGCGCTGCTGGAACATGGCGTGAAGTTGTACGAATTACGCCGCCAACCCGGTGAAGGCGGCGGCAGCGGACCGCATATTTTCTACAGCAAGTCCTTCCGCGGCTCCGATTCGAGCCTGCACAGCAAGGCGATGATCTTCGACCAGCAGAAATCCTTCATCGGCTCGTTCAACTTCGACCCGCGCTCGGTGCTGTGGAACACTGAGGTCGGGGTACTGGTGGACAGCCCCGAACTTGCCGCGCATGTGCGCAAAGCGGCCATGGAGGGTATGGCGCCGCCCCTGAGTTATCAGGTGAAACTGGAAAACGATCGGATCGTCTGGGTGACTGAGGACGACGGCAAAATGCACACGCTGACCGAAGAGCCGGGAAGCTGGTGGCGCCAGTTCAATGCGTGGATGAGCACAGCGGTCGGCCTTGAGCGGATGTTGTAG
- a CDS encoding MFS transporter, which translates to MRWATYFAVLASVLSVGLALGVSMPLVSFRLEGWGYGSFAIGVMAAMPAMGVLLGAKISSHLAARLGTANLMRLCLWAGAVSIGLLALLPSYPVWLVLRLMIGVILTLVFILGESWINQLVVEQWRGRLVALYGSSYALSQLAGPLLLGVLGTDHDYGFWVGVGLLTAAPFLLLGRSGAPTSEACSVTFSDLWGFCRGLPAIAWGVALFAAFEAMILTLLPVYCLRQGFTTEIALAMVSTVVVGDALLQLPIGALADRLSRRTLFTGCAVVLMLSSLAIPLLIDTLLIWPLWVLFGASAGGLFTLSLILIGERYRDDALVRANAHIAQLWGIGCLVGPLAAGAGSQWISGHALPLLMAAGAFGLVILLMRQGAFGTVAEPA; encoded by the coding sequence ATGCGTTGGGCGACTTATTTCGCCGTGTTGGCGTCTGTCTTGAGTGTCGGCCTGGCCCTGGGCGTCAGCATGCCGCTGGTGTCGTTTCGTCTGGAAGGCTGGGGTTACGGTTCGTTTGCCATCGGCGTAATGGCCGCGATGCCGGCGATGGGTGTCTTGCTGGGGGCGAAAATCTCCAGTCATCTGGCGGCGCGACTCGGCACGGCCAATCTGATGCGTCTGTGCTTGTGGGCCGGGGCGGTATCCATTGGGTTGCTGGCGCTGTTGCCGAGCTATCCGGTGTGGCTGGTGCTGCGATTGATGATTGGCGTGATCCTTACGCTGGTCTTCATTCTTGGCGAAAGCTGGATCAACCAACTGGTGGTCGAGCAATGGCGCGGCCGACTGGTGGCGCTGTATGGCAGCAGCTATGCGCTAAGTCAGCTCGCCGGGCCGCTGCTGTTGGGAGTTCTGGGGACTGACCACGATTACGGATTCTGGGTCGGCGTCGGGCTGCTCACGGCGGCGCCGTTCCTGTTGTTGGGTCGCAGCGGCGCACCGACCAGTGAAGCCTGCAGCGTGACCTTCAGCGACTTGTGGGGCTTCTGCCGAGGTCTGCCGGCGATTGCTTGGGGCGTAGCGCTGTTCGCGGCGTTCGAGGCGATGATCCTGACGTTGTTGCCGGTGTATTGCCTGCGTCAGGGCTTCACCACGGAAATCGCTTTGGCGATGGTCAGCACTGTGGTGGTCGGCGACGCGTTGCTGCAACTGCCGATTGGCGCGCTGGCGGATCGTTTGTCGCGACGCACGCTGTTCACCGGTTGCGCTGTGGTGCTGATGCTTTCGAGCCTGGCGATTCCGCTGCTGATCGACACGTTGCTGATCTGGCCGTTGTGGGTGCTGTTTGGCGCCAGTGCCGGGGGCTTGTTCACCTTGTCGTTGATCCTGATCGGCGAACGATATCGCGACGATGCGCTGGTACGGGCCAATGCGCATATCGCGCAGCTGTGGGGTATTGGTTGCCTGGTCGGACCGTTGGCTGCCGGGGCTGGCAGTCAGTGGATCAGCGGGCACGCGTTGCCACTGTTGATGGCGGCCGGGGCGTTCGGGTTGGTGATTTTGCTGATGCGCCAGGGGGCATTCGGCACGGTTGCCGAACCAGCCTGA